The Corvus cornix cornix isolate S_Up_H32 chromosome 26, ASM73873v5, whole genome shotgun sequence genome includes a region encoding these proteins:
- the ETV7 gene encoding transcription factor ETV7 isoform X1, with product MNPDTGAAPGVSRDPSVLQPRARPRDRAQPPRLRRFPGAVPGGAGSPGRSGPSRGVTAREGRGENDPAPGAAPGALRLPGLRLVSISVLARIAPQRPRGRNLSAPDTAAAPGSARTGAGSGRPRPPAMQGKVAISSSSPVVAVSLPPPSQARPSPVSTGEIFKLPGRLRIQPSLWSKEDVIHWLRWAEKEYSLRPTDESKFEMNGKALCILTKDDFRHRAPSSGDVLYEILQFIKTQRRALVCSPLLNSPFRKAGSTEEGTDRSAEAAPVVSSWLGCAEQPPFHSHTQPLNLSHHSSESSCRPGAICSFPATLSAPVDGKIADCRLLWEYVYQLLSDRRYEPYIRWEDKDAKVFRVVNPNGLAQLWGNHKNRMNMTYEKMSRALRHYYKLNIIKKEPGQKLLFRFLKTPGEVVHEKSSKLEQLENEDHEDSKEDPLEVSP from the exons ATGAACCCCGATACTGGAGCTGCTCCCGGCGTGTCCCGGGATCCGTCCGTCCTCCAGCCGCGTGCCCGCCCCCGGGACCGCGCTCAGCCCCCAAGGCTGAGGAGGTTTCCCGGTGCTGTCCCGGGCGGAGCGGGATCTCCCGGGCGGAGCGGGCCGAGCCGCGGGGTGACGGcccgggaggggcggggggagAACGACCCGGCCCCGGGCGCTGCCCCCGGCGCTCTCCGGCTCCCGGGGCTCCGGCTCGTTTCGATTTCGGTTCTCGCAAGGATCGCGCCGCAGCGGCCGCGGGGACGGAACCTGAGCGCTCCGGACACCGCGGCAGCGCCGGGCTCCGCTCGCaccggggcggggagcggccgcCCACGGCCACCGGCCATGCAG GGCAAAGTGGCCATCAGCTCTTCCAGCCCCGTGGTGGCAGTGTCCTTACCACCCCCATCCCAGGCCAGACCCTCACCCGTCAGCACTGGGGAGATCTTCAAGCTTCCAGGGAGGCTGA GAATCCAGCCCTCACTGTGGAGCAAGGAGGACGTGATCCACTGGCTGCGATGGGCTGAGAAGGAATATTCCCTGCGGCCCACTGACGAGAGCAAGTTCGAAATGAACGGCAAAGCCTTGTGCATCCTCACCAAGGATGACTTCAGACACCGAGCTCCGAGCTCAG gggaTGTGCTTTATGAAATACTCCAGTTCATTAAGACTCAGAGAAGAGCTCTGGTGTGCAGCCCCTTGCTGAACTCACCCTTCAGGAAAGCTGGGAGCACGGAGGAAG gtaCAGACCGTAGtgctgaggctgccccagttGTTTCCTCAtggctgggctgtgcagagcagcccccGTTCCACAGCCACACGCAGCCGCTGAACCTCTCCCACCACAGCTCAGAGAGTAGCTGCAGGCCAGGTGCCATCTGCTCTTTTCCTGCAACTCTGTCGGCCCCAGTGGATGGGAAAATTGCAG actgcaggctgctgtgggaataCGTGTACCAGCTCCTGTCCGACCGCCGCTACGAGCCCTACATCAGGTGGGAGGACAAGGACGCCAAGGTCTTCCGGGTCGTCAACCCAAACGGGcttgcccagctctggggcaaCCACAAG AACCGGATGAACATGACCTATGAGAAGATGTCACGAGCGCTCAGACACTACTACAAACTCAACATCATCAAAAAGGAGCCAGGGCAGAAGCTGTTGTTCAG